A genomic segment from Tindallia californiensis encodes:
- a CDS encoding PAS domain S-box protein, whose amino-acid sequence MQKSYMDHELYEKVFNGTQDSLFIVEVVGPFEFRFLRTNLAHQTKTGISQEQIQNQTPLSLLGKELGDQVAINYQKCVDAGKSVTYEETLDLPGGTRIWTTTLTPIIRKGITAFIVGSATDITERVENEQKRIASEKLLLKIINNIPMRIFWKDKDLKYLGCNSHFAKDSGWGSPEALIGKTDYEMSWKSLAEDYRKDDLDVMIQEEEKINYIEKVINADGERRFVRTSKIPLYDQNAEVFGMLGAFEDITDTLNLEEALKESEQRYEELASISKAVVFELDRNGMYTYVSPSVEPILGYKPAELIGKSYFYDITSPENRQSLMDYGRKVLEEGGQVSDYEHQLQRKDRVNVWVTTNGFCLLDENGRTKSFRGMDIDISHIKTAEEKIRYLSFHDQLTGLYNRHFFEAEIQRLDTYRNWPLTVMMVDANGLKLINDAFGHQAGDELLIKMAEALKESIRSDDIISRIGGDEYVLLLPGTCEEEAGKMVERIQQNTDRKKIKNLPLSFSYGYYTKWNEKLTVEDTLKLAETKMYNQKNEGRKSLRKEMIQKILEELFRTLPEEKCHGEKVAALCFEIGKVLGFEKRKLEKLRLAGYYHDIGKIAIDPTILQSGCLLTMDQREEIQRHAEAGYVILSSSSDYLDISEDILQHHEQYDGNGYPAGLSGEQINLNAQIISIANYYDSMSRNRPHRDALRREAVLEQIQQQKGKRFNPRLVDAFMKVISS is encoded by the coding sequence ATGCAAAAAAGTTACATGGACCATGAACTATATGAAAAAGTTTTTAATGGTACTCAAGACTCTCTCTTCATTGTAGAAGTGGTAGGTCCTTTTGAATTTCGGTTTCTTCGAACAAATCTGGCTCATCAAACTAAAACCGGTATTAGCCAGGAGCAAATACAAAACCAGACACCGCTGTCCTTACTTGGCAAGGAGCTGGGAGATCAAGTGGCTATTAACTATCAGAAATGTGTTGATGCTGGAAAAAGCGTTACCTATGAGGAAACATTGGATTTACCAGGCGGTACCAGAATTTGGACCACTACATTAACACCTATTATCCGAAAAGGAATCACCGCGTTTATTGTCGGCTCCGCTACGGATATTACAGAACGGGTTGAAAATGAACAAAAACGAATTGCCTCTGAGAAACTATTGTTAAAAATCATTAATAATATTCCGATGCGTATTTTCTGGAAAGACAAAGACTTGAAATACCTTGGTTGCAATAGTCATTTTGCTAAAGATTCCGGCTGGGGATCTCCGGAAGCGTTAATTGGTAAAACTGACTATGAAATGAGTTGGAAATCTTTGGCCGAGGACTATCGAAAAGACGATTTAGACGTCATGATACAGGAAGAAGAAAAAATCAATTACATCGAAAAGGTCATCAATGCCGATGGAGAGCGACGCTTTGTACGAACCAGCAAAATACCTCTTTATGATCAAAACGCTGAGGTTTTTGGGATGTTAGGTGCTTTTGAAGATATTACGGATACCCTCAATCTTGAAGAAGCCCTTAAGGAGAGCGAGCAGCGTTACGAAGAACTGGCTTCCATTAGCAAAGCAGTGGTATTTGAACTGGACCGAAACGGTATGTATACCTATGTAAGCCCTTCCGTAGAGCCTATTTTAGGCTATAAACCTGCTGAATTAATAGGGAAATCTTATTTTTACGACATCACTTCTCCTGAAAACCGTCAAAGCCTGATGGACTACGGCAGAAAAGTGTTGGAGGAGGGCGGCCAGGTTTCTGACTATGAGCATCAGCTCCAACGAAAGGACCGAGTAAATGTTTGGGTCACTACCAACGGTTTCTGTCTTCTTGATGAAAATGGACGTACCAAATCCTTCCGGGGAATGGATATCGATATAAGTCATATCAAAACAGCCGAAGAAAAAATTCGTTACTTAAGTTTCCATGATCAGTTGACCGGATTATACAACCGGCATTTTTTTGAAGCGGAAATTCAACGACTGGATACTTATCGCAACTGGCCATTAACTGTTATGATGGTGGATGCCAATGGGCTGAAACTGATCAACGATGCCTTTGGTCATCAAGCCGGCGATGAGTTGCTGATTAAAATGGCCGAGGCATTAAAGGAAAGTATTCGATCCGACGACATTATCTCGCGCATCGGTGGTGATGAATACGTACTTTTACTGCCTGGAACCTGCGAAGAAGAAGCCGGAAAAATGGTGGAAAGAATACAGCAAAATACAGACAGAAAAAAAATCAAAAACCTGCCTCTCTCCTTTTCTTACGGTTATTACACAAAATGGAATGAAAAACTGACGGTTGAAGATACTTTAAAGCTGGCTGAAACAAAAATGTACAACCAAAAAAACGAAGGTCGAAAATCTTTACGTAAAGAAATGATTCAAAAGATACTAGAGGAGCTATTTCGCACCTTACCAGAGGAAAAATGTCATGGGGAAAAAGTTGCTGCTCTTTGCTTTGAAATTGGAAAAGTCCTCGGATTTGAAAAAAGAAAGCTTGAAAAACTAAGATTAGCCGGTTACTATCACGACATAGGAAAAATCGCTATTGATCCAACTATTTTGCAAAGCGGCTGCCTGCTAACGATGGACCAGCGAGAAGAAATACAACGCCACGCGGAAGCCGGTTATGTTATTTTAAGTTCTTCTTCTGACTATTTGGATATCAGCGAAGATATTTTACAACACCATGAGCAGTACGATGGCAATGGCTACCCTGCAGGTTTGTCTGGAGAACAGATTAACCTTAATGCTCAAATCATCAGCATTGCTAATTATTATGACAGCATGAGCCGAAACCGTCCTCACCGAGACGCCCTTCGTCGTGAAGCCGTTTTAGAACAAATTCAGCAGCAAAAAGGGAAACGTTTCAACCCACGCCTGGTGGATGCCTTCATGAAGGTTATCTCTTCCTAA
- a CDS encoding methyl-accepting chemotaxis protein, translating to MGIRMKSMILCGIVAITIIGAVTAVALLDARNAEMINNERYVESELELATNNINAFFNENIAIVESIEEMLTAAIENDHFQVDTFNAVLRNLMEKNDIIYGAWIRLEDPRFAEEETRYTETGVYDPYFYREGDRIEYVGLEAAGWLEDEVEGAFYYDTYRSGEIHLYEPVIWEIDGQDVEMVTIAYPVIVGGSVEGALAIDIETTDINEYISGLTIYESGHYQLIFDQQYETDHFMAFNEIAPAYELGHELGWRLYVDIPPEEMRDYRERLIKIGIVGAIGIVMAVLLLNLLLKNILEPITYLTEKVQQMSSYDFTGREDEKSQQLSNRKDEIGAIAGALITMKQNIVELIKGINDNAMQLTASSEELNATSHQVSMSATEVSKTIEEISKGAVEQAENTEDGALRIRELEERIEKDIQVIEGLNSSSEQVYQMRQEGDEIIQSVVKKTEQSNQAILGIRQVITNTNESAHKIQSASQMIESIAEQTNLLALNAAIEAARAGESGRGFAVVAEEIRKLAEQSNQFAQEIDTVIGDLTEQTEGAVKTVEEVATISKEQSDGIDGTSEKFAGIEKAIDEMRGKIKDLTDSSMDMRRKKDEIVGVIENLSAISEENAAGTEEASASVEEQTAAMNEIAQSSENLAEMAEEMKDAIQQFKI from the coding sequence GTGGGTATTAGAATGAAATCTATGATTCTTTGTGGAATTGTAGCCATTACCATTATTGGAGCTGTAACGGCGGTAGCGCTCTTGGACGCTAGAAACGCTGAAATGATTAACAATGAAAGGTATGTAGAAAGTGAGTTGGAACTAGCAACCAACAACATCAATGCTTTTTTTAATGAGAACATTGCTATCGTAGAAAGTATTGAAGAAATGTTGACGGCAGCCATTGAAAATGATCATTTTCAGGTGGATACCTTTAATGCAGTTCTTAGGAATTTGATGGAAAAGAATGATATTATCTATGGCGCTTGGATAAGGTTGGAAGATCCTAGATTTGCAGAAGAAGAAACCAGGTATACAGAAACCGGCGTATACGATCCGTATTTTTACAGAGAAGGAGACCGTATTGAATACGTAGGATTAGAAGCGGCAGGATGGTTGGAGGATGAAGTGGAAGGTGCCTTTTACTATGACACGTACCGATCAGGAGAAATTCATTTGTATGAACCAGTGATATGGGAAATCGATGGCCAGGATGTGGAAATGGTAACGATTGCCTATCCGGTGATTGTCGGTGGATCGGTGGAAGGGGCTCTTGCCATTGATATTGAAACCACAGATATTAATGAATATATCTCCGGACTAACCATTTACGAAAGTGGTCATTATCAACTTATTTTTGATCAGCAATACGAAACCGATCATTTTATGGCTTTTAATGAAATTGCTCCTGCTTATGAGTTAGGCCATGAGCTTGGTTGGAGATTATATGTGGACATTCCTCCTGAAGAAATGAGAGACTACCGGGAACGGCTGATAAAGATTGGTATTGTAGGAGCTATTGGGATCGTAATGGCTGTTTTATTGCTAAATCTTTTGTTAAAGAATATTTTGGAGCCGATCACTTACTTGACAGAAAAAGTTCAACAGATGTCTTCCTATGATTTTACCGGCAGAGAAGATGAAAAAAGCCAGCAACTTTCAAATCGAAAAGATGAAATTGGAGCTATTGCCGGAGCCTTGATTACCATGAAGCAAAACATTGTGGAACTGATAAAAGGCATTAACGATAATGCGATGCAACTGACGGCTTCTTCCGAAGAATTGAACGCGACCAGCCATCAGGTTTCCATGTCAGCAACGGAAGTATCCAAAACCATTGAAGAAATTTCAAAGGGAGCGGTGGAGCAAGCAGAAAATACAGAGGATGGAGCACTTCGTATAAGAGAGCTGGAAGAACGAATTGAAAAAGACATTCAAGTTATAGAGGGACTCAATAGTAGTTCTGAACAGGTATACCAGATGCGACAGGAAGGTGACGAAATCATCCAATCGGTGGTCAAAAAAACAGAGCAAAGTAATCAAGCGATCTTAGGCATTCGTCAGGTGATCACGAATACCAACGAAAGTGCTCATAAAATTCAGTCAGCCAGTCAGATGATCGAAAGCATTGCGGAACAGACAAATCTACTGGCTCTGAATGCGGCTATTGAGGCAGCTCGGGCAGGCGAAAGTGGCAGAGGTTTTGCTGTGGTAGCAGAAGAAATCCGTAAGCTGGCGGAGCAGTCTAATCAGTTTGCCCAGGAAATCGATACGGTAATTGGTGACCTGACAGAACAGACAGAGGGTGCCGTTAAAACCGTGGAAGAAGTGGCGACCATCAGCAAAGAACAGTCTGATGGGATTGATGGAACCAGTGAAAAGTTTGCAGGGATCGAAAAAGCAATCGATGAAATGCGGGGAAAAATCAAGGATTTAACCGATTCTTCCATGGATATGCGTCGGAAAAAAGATGAAATAGTAGGGGTTATTGAAAATCTTTCAGCGATTTCGGAAGAAAATGCGGCCGGAACAGAAGAGGCTTCTGCATCGGTAGAGGAGCAAACAGCAGCAATGAATGAAATTGCCCAATCCAGTGAAAATTTGGCAGAAATGGCTGAAGAAATGAAAGATGCCATCCAGCAATTTAAGATTTAA